A stretch of the Diadema setosum chromosome 16, eeDiaSeto1, whole genome shotgun sequence genome encodes the following:
- the LOC140239490 gene encoding transmembrane protein 18-like, protein MDSDDGKDSVRLGEIDSMWSFIKHIDWTEPWLLSLVAFHLFCLIITILTRKYNNFQIILFLIMLLMIYLSEYLNEYAAKHYRMFSRLQYFDSSGLFISVVYNIPLLINCLVMICIWLHTAAHMVVTVKRGQLKERLQAPIEGTSEMAGTLPEKNDESKKKD, encoded by the exons ATGGACAGCGACGATGGAAAAGATTCTGTTAGACTTGGGGAAATAGACAGCATGTGGTCATTTATCAAGCAT ATTGACTGGACTGAGCCCTGGCTTCTCTCGCTGGTTGCATTTCATCTCTTTTGTCTCATCATCACCATTCTCACCAGGAAGTACAACAACTTCCAGATCATTCTCTTCCTCATTATGT TACTGATGATTTACTTGTCTGAGTATCTCAATGAGTATGCCGCCAAACATTACAG GATGTTTTCAAGATTACAGTACTTTGATTCCAGTGGGCTCTTTATATCTGTGGTGTACAACATCCCCCTGCTCATAAACTGTTTAGTAATGATT TGCATCTGGCTCCATACGGCGGCACACATGGTGGTGACGGTGAAACGAGGGCAGCTGAAGGAGAGGCTGCAGGCGCCGATCGAAGGTACGTCGGAGATGGCGGGAACGCTTCCGGAAAAGAACGAtgaaagcaaaaagaaagaCTGA